A segment of the Anopheles cruzii chromosome 2, idAnoCruzAS_RS32_06, whole genome shotgun sequence genome:
CAAGGTTCTGAACAAAATGCCGAAGATCGACATCGATCGAGCGATTTCGCTGCAGAAAGCAGAAGCGCGCGCAGAGTACGTATCGTCTCGGggtgtggtggcggcgatgcaAAAAGGTTCCCCGAATTTTAAtcttgttcttttctttcagACGGGAAGCCGCCGAAaacgatgacggcgatgacggcggtgaacggaggaagaaaaagaaaggaggCAAAAAGTCGAAAACTTTTAGCCGGAAAAAGCCCAAGGGTGGCCAGGGTAAGCGTGCTACGGGTAAGAAGTCCTCGGGCCGTAAACGCCGCTAGAGCAACGTGGCTCTAGCAAACGCTTTTGGCCAAGtcagagaaagaaaaaaacaacaccccTATGTTTACGATTGAAATACACACGGCTATTTACTAATGCGCACATACAGTTGCATGACCGCAGGCTAATGAGATAGTTTCGATATTTGACGTGCACGTGCAAACACCACGGTTGCTTATTTATGTCCGAAAAAAATTGACACCGTTTCAAACGAATCTTTCGAGGCCGCGCAATAAACCGATTCGGTTCGATATTACGTCACTCGGTCGCGATTGCGAAAAATCGGCGAAACCCGCCGTTGCAGTGGGTGAAGGACGTTTTCAAGTTTGGTGCATCGGATGCAACGAGGTCTCGCCCACTACGCCCTAAAGCGCTGCTAGAAGTGCAGTGTTTTTGCGGAACTGTAGACGCATTCTGCTGCCGAACAAGCAGCAAAAGGACCCGGAACGTAAACTGACCCATTCCGAGGTGCGATAAGTATTATTTAGTGTGTGATTCAACGCTTTGCCggcaatgttttgttgtttccttAGTCTTCCTTGCAGTGACCGACTGTCAATTGGATCGTACCGTCTCGCTCCAACGTCGCAGTGTCGCGCGAGTGCATcaaggaaaacacaaacaccctTTTCTCGTCGCCCCCGAGAGGGCAGAAAAAATCAACGGAGGCCCCGAGTTTGGTGGAAAGGAGTGGCAAAAATAGGGCGTCAAAGACCCGGacaaccggcgaccggaagcATCGCAGCACAACGGCCCCTGAAACGGCGCTCCGGATAAAGCAGAATGAGTTCTCTGTTTGCTCGTGTGTTCCGCCAGGCGCGCGTTACCTTTGAGCAGACGGCCATAAGCGACCCAAAGTTTGCTGGCCACCTGCAAACGCTGCGCCGCCTGCTAGACCAGCTGACGCTGGCCGATCTCGGTCTCGACCCATCGCTAGTGGCAACCGAAACGTTCCAGCAGCCAACCAAAGCTCCGTGCACCTTCGTGGACGTGTTCCAAAACGACTGGTTTGCGATttcggtgtttgtgttgcgCGAGAACTACACCATGCCGCTGCACGACCATCCGCGTATGTACGGCTTGCTGCGAgtcgtttccggtgcggtCCAGATCTGCAGCTTCACCGAACTGGCCCGCCGGGACATGGTGGtcaccggtgtcggtggtaGCACCGGTGACGCGGCGACCCTGCGCCGTCACGTGCTGGTAGCGGCGGAGCCGGAAAAGATCATCAGCTCCTCGGTCGGCGACTGTGCGATGCTGACGCCGAGCGAACGGAACTTTCACGAAATCACCGCTATCGGTGGGCCGGCAGCCTTCTTCGATATCCTCAGCCCCCCGTACAACACCAGCTTGCCGCAGCACATTTCATTCTACCGCAAGGTGCCGGTACCGCGGCATCTGGCCGAACTGGAACTGGGCAGCCCGGGCGAAGAGAAACCGCTCGCCCCGCAACCGGATGACGATCGGCCACGGTACGTGCTGGAGACGATTCCGATCCCGGAAAACTACTACTGTGATACGGAGCAATACGTTGCGCCCGAGTTTCTGCTGCACGGCGCGGACGAAAGCGATGCGGATGTGCACAAGTAATCCAACGACAACGGATTAGGAACGGATTGTCGCGCATTTACTTCGATCGTTACGTGTTGGCTTACGATCTTTCCCCCTCTTGCGTTTGCGATGTTCGGGGCAGGTTTGATTTTATGTTAATACTGTCCCCCCCACGCCGTGTTCCATCCCTTGCGGTGGACTGTGCCGCACCGCAAGCACCGTTGTTTAGAACCGCAAGACCATGATgttcaataaacaaaaaacacaacagtCTAAAACGTGCTAAAAATGGAAGTGCAATGCGCGGTGGTCAATGTAAAAATTCATTTATTAGTTGCCCATTAGTTTTTTTACCCTCCTTGGGGCAGTCATAACCGTCACCCGCGAAACACATGCTTCTGCGTCCGTAGCTACGGCCTAAGGCTAGGTTTACTGTtaaacagcaccaccagacTGTCGTATATGGTAAAGTAAAAGGCGGACGTGAAGCCGGCTTTTAGCAGCGAAGGCAGGAGACCTTTGTACAGCCCGCGCAGACCCTCGTAGCGGCCAACCTGCGCCAGGCAGTGGAACATATGGCGGCAGACAAAATGCTGCCCGAAGGTTTGGCGATTCTGTGCGAAGCCCTGTATCTGGAGTCGTTTCTTGACCAGGTCAAGCGGATAGACGAGCAGCTTGGTACAGAATCCGGCAAGTCCACCACACACGAACAGCTCGGCGGCGGGAAGTTGTGCATCTGCCGAAAGGCCCCGAATTTGCTTCGCCACCGTACCGAACAGATTGTAGAACATAAACTGTCCCCCAGTAAGCGGTGCAATCTGCAGCATGGCCGGTCCAGCACCACGGTACAGTCCGCGAACTCCTTCGCGCCGGTAGATGTGCATTAAACCCTGCACCGCATTGTTATAGCCCCGGCCGGGATCCTGCGACACCAGGCGTGTCCGTATGACGTCAAGCGGCATTATTACGAGCGCTGCGAACGAACCACTGCACGCACCGCAGACAAAGTGGCGCCCTCGATCGTGGCCCGCGAAAATGTCCGTCTCACGAAGCAGCCGGTTGAAGCGCTCGTAGAACGAAAATTGCGCCACACCGTACATGAGCGATAGTAGCTGGGCTGGATTGTGACCCTTCCAGAAGGCAAGAAGCCCCTCCTCGCGGTAAATGCATGCCACCGATTGACCGATCGAACGGTACTTCGAACGGCTTGAGGTGGCCGCGATCGGTTCGACCTGCAGTTGTAGCCGGATCTTTAGAACGTCCAACGGTTGGCAGATGAAGCGCGTAATACACCCAGTCATCCCTCCGGCCAGCCCTGCATACCGAGTTTCGGTGTGTTTCTCGCGGTCCAttcttgtttattttgtgCGTCGGAGAAGCCTCCTGAGGTCGTGATGTTGgtagtgaaaataaaatcggCACTTTGCGATCGTTACATCACAGAGTGCCGGCGGTTATCGGCTGGAGGGTGATGTGACCTTCCCCACCGTTCATGGCCACGACAGCGACCGTGACCCTGAGAGCGTATGTTTTCACTTCCGATCTGTTGTGTCTCTCGGCAAACTGTTCTTTTCTGGTGCTGGGGCCAACCTCTCTGGAACACTGGCTACGCGATCTTgcggcgtttgttttgattcgttCTCTTTTCACTGCGTATGCGTTTCCGTGGTTACTCTTTTTGCTGATCGTAACGtattcaaaaaaaaaagaaaaaaaagtgggGTTTGTCAAACGCCATTGCGCAGCCGAGACGAAAACCCATCATGCAGCGCTCTCTGTGGTAAGTATGTGAAGCAACGGAAAGGCATTACTTTTGCAAACCAGAGTAATTGAATGAAAAGATTTGTTCTGTATAAAAAAAGGAGGTTCAGTCAgttaaaattgtattttgcACTCATGCAGAAATTTATTTACCTTCCCGAGCATCCAATTTATACCTTAATCTCTTCTTTCTAATATTGCGACGACTTTACTTTAATTGCAGTTCAAGAAAGCTTCAATCACCTTCATCGTTCGCATAGATTGTTTGATTTCTTCTTTTAAACTTTTTTACAGGCGGAGTGCCCGGATCGGCGGCACCAGCTTCTGGCGATTGTGTCGTGACGGTCTGGCCGGAAGGGTCTGGCGCCGGACTAGACAAGTTTAAATCGTCCACTGGCAACGTTTCTGAAACGCTATCACCCAATTTCTGCGGCGTCGGTAAGCTGAGAGCGCTAACGTTGCTGGCGGACAGGTCAACGGAATCGTCGTTCAGTGTCGTCACCAGATCGGATTCATCATGCGACTCCTGCGGTCGCCACTTGGGCTGAGGCAGAGTAGACGAAAGGGAAGTCTTCTCTATTGCTATCGCTGCGGTGTGAGCATCCTTTGTGgtcttttcttcttcaccatcaccatcatcttcgtcatcatcgtcaacaTTTAGCTCGTCAGCATTTCGGGAACCGACATCTCCGGTCTGCGTCGAAAGACTGTCCACGAACGAGGACTTGTTCAAGGTGTGCCCCGTCATCAGCATGGCCAACCGGAGCGGATCGTCGATATTTAGCTTATCGCAAAATGTCGTCGTTTGCGGGTTAACGTACGCCGCCGGTTGCTCGACACAAGACATATCCAGGGAAtcatccgggccgggcgatcggTACGGTTCTGCAATACGGGCGAAATTATCCGGTATCGTTAGATCACCATCGAAGcaacggaaaactttcgcctTCTCCGTTTCGGTCGGCGTAAAGTTAAACCGCTCGTCACCGCCCGCCCCGGGCATGTAGCCGTTCGAAGGCCTGACACTGATCAGATGGTTCGTTAGGTTTAGCACCGTTAGCCATTCGAGATCGTATCGCAACCGAACTTTCCGGTCTTTCTGTCCCTTCTCTTCTTGCTCGTCCGGTGTGGGAATGTCAAGAATTTGCAGAAAGCGGCGCTTGGGCAGGCACTTGTCTAGCGCCAGAAACTTGGTCTGCTGCCCATCCGGATGCTCGACGAGGGCAGCAAACTTGCAGTGCAAATGAGCTGCAAACCAGTACGGAGGCTGAAGTTCTCGGAGCACAGCCTCACAGGGCCCACTGCCCAGTCGGTTGGTTTCGATATCCTCGCGGAAAGCGGGTTTAAAGCGTAGCAACTGTGCCACATTTCCGTGCTCCGTAATGCCGCGAGGCCAATCGTGCGATAGCATTATGTCAACACCGGGGCCTAACTGCTTCAATCGAAACACATCGATGTGTCGTTGGTGGTAGACGCTCCGTTTGGTTGCTTCCGTGTACGGAGGGAACTCGAAGCGACCCTTGTGAAAGTCGTGGCTCTTGAAAATTCCCGAAATACCACCGATGCGCACGCCGTTGCAGTCGACCACACCGGCGTACCCGAGGTAATAGATGTTGGGTGCTACCCAGCCGCCGTAGGGTAGTTCTTGGAGATAGTTTGACGCCTCGTGGTTTCCACCTATGAAGAGCGTCAAAATTGGGGCCACTTTCTCTCCGCTGTAGTACCTGCAGACGACGAAAAGGGGTAAGTCTTGCTTGTCTACCCAATCCAGCGACGTGATTACCTACTTGTAGAAACTGCCCATGTCCAAGTGCTTTGGCGGCACGGCCATACACTGAAGGTCCTGCAAGTTCCGCGTGGATTGAAAGTCTCCGCAGCATATTAGCAGGTCAACGGTTATGCTTTGCTCCTCTTGGATGGTACCGATAAGGTCGTATATCTTTTCCAGCTCTCCATGAGCGCATCCTTCGACTGCTATTTTCATTTAAAGTTGGAATACGCGAAGCGAGGAAACACGAACACGATCTGTTGTTTACAACCGGCCTTTGCGCGTTGGATTCTCTAAagccaaaaacaaactgctcGGGGCCCAGTTGTACCCAGTGAAAACGTTATTAAGTATAGTTGGATCATCTGTCTTGGTTCTGTTTGGATATTATTGCAAATAGTTTTGTCAATTTAATAAGAAATTATAATTTCTTGTCGTAATCATTATATTAActccaaaaacccaaaaagaGTTTTACTGACTTTGCAAACAGAATAGAACCCcttcaaagaaaaacttgtATGCCGTTTaattgtacattttttcaGCCTTTTTGTAGCttaacgtttgttttttaattgtttcttttatgttCGCAATATTTTCAAGAAAATTTACCTAGTGAAAAACAGTTTTCCAATATTCCAATATTGTTCACGAAGTTTACCCACCGCTCTGTGTAAGAATCTTGTGCGGTGCCAAACGGATGGTCATTACTTTTTCACCAGGCACGACCGTTGAGCATTCTCAAACTTGAATAACGCTTCTTTGTTCGGCTTTTGCTGCCAAGCTGCTAACGGACAAatattttggttgttttcggTGTGTCGTGCAAGTGCAATCGAAAGCAATTGGAAGGCAAACCTGTTTCGAAGGCATCCTCTCTCGTGGCATCGTGATTATTTGCAAAATTAAGAATGTTACAAATGATGGTCGGCTTGAAAATGCCCAAGAAAATTGGATCCAGTGCATCAAAGTAAACATGGCGTTGTGAGTTTGTCGAGAGTTGTGACGAGTGTTCTCGAAAGACGTTGATCAGCTCTGCTCTAACAATCGTTAACGAGTTAATTCGAAAGAAAATATAATACACGCGAAACAgcaacgatggccaccgattcGCGGAACATCCGTGTTGCGGTTCGGGTGCGCCCGTTCAATTCGCGCGAACTGGAGCAAAATCCGAGGAACATCGTCAAGGTCAGTAGGGGCAGAATGTGTGCCCAAGTTCGTACCACTATCCTCCTTacaaatgtttgtgtttgcggCCCCTTCCGTAGGTTTTGGACAAATCAACGTTGGTTTTTGATCCGGATGTTGACGACGATGAGCTCTTTTTCTTCCACGGTGTCAAGCAAACGTATCGCGACATCACCAAGCGCGTCAAGAAGAAGCTGACCATGGAATATGACGACGTGTTCGACAATGTGTCCACCAATGCGGACATATTCGAGGTGTGCATGCGGCCCCTCGTGCAATCCGTTATGAACGGTTTCAATTGTTCCGTGTTCGTGTACGGGGCGACCGGTGCGGGCAAGACGCACACGATGCTCGGTAGCGAGATGTGTCCGGGAATCACCTTCCTGACGATGCAAGAATTGTTTCAACACATCGAACTGCTGAGCGAAGAGCGCAAATTCGACATCGGGATTTCGTATCTGGAGGTGTACAACGAGCTCGTAATGAATCTGCTCGACAAAAGTGGCCCCCTGAAGCTGCGCGAAGACGCGAACGGAGTCGTCGTCAGTGGGCTGGTGTTGAAGCAGATCCACAACGCTACGGAACTGTTGGAGCTGCTGGCACTGGGTAATCGGAACCGCACACAGCACCCGACCGATGCCAACGCCGAgagcagccgcagccacgCGATATTCCAGGTGCACATCCGCATGGTGGACAAAAAGACGGGCCAGAAGCGTTCGGTAAAGCTGTCGATGATAGATTTGGCCGGCAGTGAGCGAGCCGCCAGCACGAAAGGGCTCGGTTTGCGGTTCAAGGAGGGTGCGAACATCAACAAATCGTTGCTGGCGCTCGGCAATTGCATCAACAAACTAGCCGACGGCTTGAAGCACATTCCTTACCGCGATTCCAATCTGACGCGCATACTGAAGGATAGTCTCGGCGGCAACTGCCAGACGGTGATGATTGCCAACATTTCCCCGTCGAACCTGACGTACGACGACACGTACAACACGCTCAAGTACGCATCCCGTGCGAAGAAGATCCGCACGACCGTACGGCAGAACATTGTGCCGTCGAACGTACCGAAGGAGTTCCTGGTGAAGAAGGTTAATGAACAGGCGGAAGAAAATGAACGGCTAAAGGCGAAGCTGGCCGAGCTGGAGGAACTGCTGAGGCGCAAGTCGGGCACCAGaaacagcgccagcgccaccaccgctccGAAGCTCGACGAAACGCTGCTTAACACATGGCTGGCGCGCATCGATAGCTCCTACAACAGTGTCATTCAGGCGCAGCAACATGTCCTTACACTGCAAAGCAAAGAGAAACTGCTAACGATGCGCTCGAGGCTGAAGGAGCAAGCGGAAAACATTGCCCGCATCGTCAAGCTCGACGGTACCCATCTGAACGAGGTAAGGACTTGTGGTTCGTGGTTGTTATTCGagttattttatttagctATCTTCGAGCGGCGCGCGTTGCTAAGGACTGTGCGCCGCTTACTTGTCTCCGATCAGTTCCGCCTGCTTGGTTTCCATCATTTTCTCGGCCTCCTTGACGAATCCATCGGCGATGAAGGTGATTTGTTGCTGCGCTTGGAACGCTTCGTCTTCCGAGGCGTCCGCTTGTTTTTTGAGCTTTTTGATCGATTGGTTCTGCACGTCCTTGATCCGATCGCGACACTTGATGAACAGCACTTTTGCGTTCTTCGCTAACCCTTCCCGGTGTTCGCGGGTTACCTTTGGCACGGGGATGAACAGCGTCGTGCCGTCCTGCTGCGGGTTAAGGTTCATGCCGCTGCGCTCGATGGCCTGCAGGACGGCGGGTATGGTTTGCGGGAACGACACCAGATTGACGACGAtcgttttcgggtttttaCGCACTACCTGTCCCAACTCCTGCAGCTGGTAGTCTTTGCCTTCGTAGCCGATTCGTAGCGTTTCAATCGAGCCGGTCGTCGAGCGGAGTGAAAGATTTTTTACATAATCATCCTTCATCGTCGCAATACTCTTCTCCATCTGAGTCCGGAGCGCCTGCAGGTCGATCAGACTGGCCAGTTGCTCTTCGTTGATCGCCACCTTGGCTGGGCCAGGTTTTTTGTCCTTCTTCTTGTCCTTGCTTTTGGCATAATGGCGCACTGTGCGGTGGCCTGTAGTAAACGCAGTTCCATCCGCCGGCAGTGTGCCGGTGGCGTTAGATGTGACCAACAACGGTGAACGGTGGTTCGTTATCACGGCGGTGCAACTTTGTTCGATCTTTCCCCAGCTGACTGCTCGCAAAAGGGACGTGATGCGAAGCATTTTTGTTGACCCCAAGGTGGTAATTATTAAGTTTCGGTTCCGGTCGGCGCCCGGTCACGGCGAGtatgtttgttatgtttacTTCTGCACTTTTATTTCGTCGTTCAACTTAACGAACGTTCATTCTGTCAAATGAAGCACTTTATCCCATTAGCCGTTAACGAGCATCGAGGTTAAAGTTATGTTGAAACacgtatttttatgtttccccCCTCCGTTAGGACATTGCCAAGATGGATGCTTCCATCGATCGGTTTGGTAAGCAGGTTGCGAGCCAGCAGGGCGACAGGAAGCGTTGGCAGGAACGGTACCGGCAAGCTTTGCGCAATCTGAACGCTTTGCGCACCGAGGTGCAGCAATCCGATTTGGCGACGGTGTTGAAGGCTTTCCTCGATGGCAAGGAGTGGCAGCTGGCCGCGGCGAAAGCAGCCTTGAAGTTCGAGCACATGGAGAAACTGTCGTCGACGTTCTACGAAGAGAATAAGCAGTGGGAACGGATAATGCTGCTCAGTGGCGACATCATTCAGCAAAACTTTCTGCTCCTGCGCAGCATGGACCGGCTCgacgtggtgctgctggaaaaGATGCGAAAGTTGGTGAAACTGAACCAACGGCAGCGTGGCGTAAGCTTTGTCGATGACGCTTGCCAGCAGGAGCTGCGACAAACGATAAACATCAGCAACGAAAGTACCATCGAAGACATAGCGAACCTATCCGACTGTTCCGAAGATGCCGTCGAGCTGGTGGCATCGGACACCACCGGTGGAACGCTAAAGCGCACCCTCAGGTCGCACCATGGCAGCGagtcggaaacggaaccgtcCGAAATTTGCGCAGCCCAGCGAGGGTTCGAtgcccagcaccagcagcaacaggtgAAGCCGATTGTTTTCAAGAAGCCCAAGACAGTGAACCGGGCACTACAGTTTAAACCGGCTACCGGGCGTAGGACACCGTCCAAGGCAACGACTGCTCCGTCGCAGAGACTCAAGATTCCGAAGCTGGTACTGCCGGATGCCGCctcaagcagcagcaccttcacAGCTGGCTTGGTCGGTGGCCAGAAGGTCAAAAGGCCACTGCTTACCGCGCGCTCATCAAGCGACGAACAAATGGAAGATACTTCCGATACGTCCGATGAATTGGTCACGCCGGTCGGTGAATGTGATAATGCCAACTCCACCTTCTGCATTGCCTCCAACGGCGAGAATGGCGCGGGTTCGGATTCGATGTTTTCGAAAGTGCTGGTTGAATCGAACGTTGATCCGCAGGTTCTCGACAAAGGTAAGAAGGAAGCCGTTAGAAAAAACTGCCCTCCGGGTAAGCCGCTTCCGATTGGTGGCGTGTCACACAGATTTTCCAAAAACATTTTCTCCGGCTTTTCAGTTTTGCGGCGCGCTTCCATGAAAGGGGGTAAGGTTACGCTATCGGTCAACAAGGAGAATCGCAGAAAGAGCCCGAAAAGATTAGGCAAAAGTCCGCGAGCCATGAACCGGGCGGGCAGTCGATGTGAGTCGTTGCTACCGTTGCCGAAGAACGACTTCCGGTTGAAGAACGAAAACTCAAGAATTTCTTTtcctaccaccaccacagccaaTGCAGCGTCGGCCAGCAACCGGTATCGCACGCTAGGAAAGGGAAAGGATGCCGGGGGACCGAAGTctggcaccagcagcaccagcagcagcactgcaaTGACAGCGAAGCCACCAGTTGTACATGCCGGTggaacaaccaacaacaacgtcGAAAGCGATAGCGAACGCAATCGACACATTCGGCTGATGGGCATTAAAAAGTAACACCTTGAACAGCCGCCAGAAGAGCGCCGCGTCGCTCAACGTTGTTATTGAACTGTATTTTATataaaatcgttttttttctacgcgCTTCTACGAGAAATAATAAAGGATTGCGGGATCGGTCGGGTGAATGTTGAACGTTCACTCGAGTAGCGAAGGGGCGATGGGAACATGAACATAGTAAGGGCATATGAACTAACGCGCAAGAACGATCGGTCGAACGGTGACCGCAACATCACTAATCGGAAGTAGTTTAAAACAGAGATAGAATTGATTTGCAATACATCCTTACCCACGCCAAACACGTTGTGCCGGAGTTCTGTGTTTTACTTCCGACGAACGAGAATCGCTTCAACTGCTTTTGATTTAAAGTTTCGTTAAAGCTTTCGTTCAAACGCTGCGTGTcctttgacagctgtcaaccGGAGTCTGTTTCTTGTTTGAGCCGTCAAAAGgataaaacaccaaaacaaCTGTTTTTGCATGAGGTAACCGGTAGTGACCGGGACTTTGGCTAAACACTCGCAATTCGTCTCGGAAAATCGGGTTACAGGTAGCAATGGCCCTGCTGGCATGGTGCCTTCCGCGGCCACAATGGTCACGAGCAGTCCAAACAGCCAGATTTCGATTGCAGTCATCGGGACGGGCACTGCACGAGGAGACCCAACAACAGCACGACGATGAAGAGTTTCGAGTGCTAAACTTGAACCAGGTCAAAAATCAGCGAACCCTTCGCCGAAAGGCCCCAAGGCCGGAAGTTCCGCCACCTCGGTAAGTACCGTGGGCTCCCGAAATGTGGAATGGAATGGTACCAATTCGCTTTACCACCTAGATCACAGCAGATGGCAACGGATCAGGACTGGGGTGCCGTGTGGCCCGGGCCTCGCTCATTCCAACCCGCCACCGTCCCGCTGCCGTTGCGCCAGGGATACGTTACGAAGCGAAACCAGATGCCCCCGGGGAAGTACGCAAACGCGGAACTGATGAAGATTCCCAATTTCCTGCATCTCACACCGCCCGTGATCAAGCGTCAGTGTGAGGCACTGAAACAGTTCTGCACTCCGTGGCCGAAGGGACTGGAAACGGAGGAACGCATGGAGAAACATTTCCCGGTGACCTGCATCACGGCCGACTACTGCCACGCCCTGCCGACCATCCGCAATCCGCTGTCGCGCATTGTCACCGTGCAGCTGAAGCTTGGGGCGGCCCTCCAGCTGGACCGGCATGCGAAAGATAAGATGCTCCGGCTGGTCGGCGAACGGTACGATGCGGAGACGGACGTGCTCACGATCGTCACCGACCGGTGTCCGCTGAAGAAGCAAAACTACGACTATGCGATCTACCTGCTGACGGCGCTCTACCACGAGTCGAACACGGTCGAACCGTGGGAAGCGACCAAAGGTGAGGCCGACATGGAGTACTACGATTTCGAGCGGAATCGCAGCAAACGAAGCGCCGAAGCGACGCTCAATTGGGGCCGGACCGAAGGGGATGGCGGATGGGTGATGGCTCCGGCCGAGTATGCGTCGGCCGTGACGAGACTGTTCAACGAGGGAGAAAATGCCTACAATCTGGAGAAATACAAAGAGCAATCGATGGCATTGCTAGGGTTGTCCGTTGCGAAAGGGGAATGACGCGGGGCGGGAGACGCCCGAAAACCAGTGTAAGCAGTTATTAGAAATGTGTAATAAAATCTTATCAAAGGCCGAGAGAAACAAGTTTCCTTTTGTCACTTTGCTCTTTGCGATCCATTCGAGAATATTTGCGCCAAAAGGATTGGCTGCTTCGGTCGGGCAACCTGTTTTAATTGCGTATGTTTCGCCTTTCGCACGTGGGTTTCCGTAGTGTAGTGGTTATCACGTCTGCTTCACACGCAGAAGGTCCCCGGTTCGAACCCGGGCGGAAACACAACtgtaatttctttttttttattttggattTGGAACGTATTTAATATGTGGAAACAGAAAGGAACTAAAGACAACATTATTCTTCGGCATGCATTAACCTAAATTTTTTATCTTACGATTTTCTTTCATCTTGGAAGGTTCAAGCGCACTTATACAGGTCGTTTTGTGGGGCGGCCAAGAATCGACCTGAAACTGCCACTGTCCTGGGAACAACGAGATGTAAGTTTGCCCCATTTTACGGTGAATGatcaattttcactttccatcgCCATTTACTCTCCTATGGCACCGTCGCATACTGTCGTCGTGAATGGCTGTCCATCATCCAAGAACTTGATGGGTGCTATTGTTCACCGAAGACATTCCTGAACGATCCCTCTTGCACTGCAGCCTGCATGGGACGAGGCTAAAACTAATAAAACCCGCTAACCGGCGCCAACGTTGGATTAGTACACTGCTTACCCGAGACCCGATTCGCGATCACTACGAAAGCGGTTCGTAAAGTGAAAATGGTATCCTTTCTAACCGGTTGGCCATTTATGGTTACCCTAGCGACCGTCTTACTACCGAAAGTGATCGTTACCCTCTTAacgggtgctggtggtgctacGATGCGTCACGGTGGCGCTTCTTCAGGTTCTGCTTCCCTACCCTCTGGTCCCCAGGATCGAGAGTCTGCTTGGCCGTACGAGATGATTGCCCATTCGCGTCATAACGATCGTTTGCTAGTGAATAGAACGCTGCCCCCAAAGGAACCTGCCGAGGGTGGGATGGCCGTTCAAACGCGCCACTCTCCCGCCGATGGCAATCCGACTCGTTACTTCGACA
Coding sequences within it:
- the LOC128267356 gene encoding 28S ribosomal protein S35, mitochondrial isoform X2 — protein: MALLAWCLPRPQWSRAVQTARFRLQSSGRALHEETQQQHDDEEFRVLNLNQVKNQRTLRRKAPRPEVPPPRSQQMATDQDWGAVWPGPRSFQPATVPLPLRQGYVTKRNQMPPGKYANAELMKIPNFLHLTPPVIKRQCEALKQFCTPWPKGLETEERMEKHFPVTCITADYCHALPTIRNPLSRIVTVQLKLGAALQLDRHAKDKMLRLVGERYDAETDVLTIVTDRCPLKKQNYDYAIYLLTALYHESNTVEPWEATKGEADMEYYDFERNRSKRSAEATLNWGRTEGDGGWVMAPAEYASAVTRLFNEGENAYNLEKYKEQSMALLGLSVAKGE
- the LOC128267356 gene encoding 28S ribosomal protein S35, mitochondrial isoform X1; its protein translation is MALLAWCLPRPQWSRAVQTARFRLQSSGRALHEETQQQHDDEEFRVLNLNQVKNQRTLRRKAPRPEVPPPRSQQMATDQDWGAVWPGPRSFQPATVPLPLRQGYVTKRNQMPPGKYANAELMKIPNFLHLTPPVIKRQCEALKQFCTPWPKGLETEERMEKHFPVTCITADYCHALPTIRNPLSRIVTVQLKLGAALQLDRHAKDKMLRLVGERYDAETDVLTIVTDRCPLKKQNYDYAIYLLTALYHESNTVEPWEATKGEADMEYYDFERNRSKRSAEATLNWGRTEGDGGWVMAPAEYASAVTRLFNEGENAYNLEKYKEQSMALLGLSVAKGE
- the LOC128277927 gene encoding ribosome-recycling factor, mitochondrial; amino-acid sequence: MLRITSLLRAVSWGKIEQSCTAVITNHRSPLLVTSNATGTLPADGTAFTTGHRTVRHYAKSKDKKKDKKPGPAKVAINEEQLASLIDLQALRTQMEKSIATMKDDYVKNLSLRSTTGSIETLRIGYEGKDYQLQELGQVVRKNPKTIVVNLVSFPQTIPAVLQAIERSGMNLNPQQDGTTLFIPVPKVTREHREGLAKNAKVLFIKCRDRIKDVQNQSIKKLKKQADASEDEAFQAQQQITFIADGFVKEAEKMMETKQAELIGDK